One Paraburkholderia aromaticivorans DNA segment encodes these proteins:
- the nifB gene encoding nitrogenase cofactor biosynthesis protein NifB, with translation MQASTNASDLPAATYIGIGQIKPLGVKIDVPSAGGGCGTQGGEGKASCGSSGGPDDMPAEIWEKVKNHPCYSEEAHHHYARMHVAVAPACNIQCNYCNRKYDCSNESRPGVVSQKLTPEQAVKKVVAVASEIPQMTVLGIAGPGDSLASPKKTFETFRMLQEQAPDIKLCLSTNGLALPDLVDEICKYNIDHVTITINMVDPAVGAKIYPWIFWEHKRVTGYEAARILHERQMKGLEMLTARGVLTKINSVLIPGINDEHLFEVNREVKKRGAFLHNIMPLISEPEHGTHFGLSGQRGPTAQELKAVQDACMGGANLMRHCRQCRADAVGLLGEDRSEEFTLDKIDQMEVVYDLERRREYQQRVEAERQAQHDAKQEALAVSREIDVADHMKVLVAVATKGGGRVNEHFGHVTEFQIFEVSAAEALFVGHRRVDLYCQGGYGDDEQLPSVVRAINDCHAVLVAKIGACPKDELAQAGIEPVDQYVGEFIEKAALAWFNDYRSRIESGAVVHQDRGDASIRQGAYTSSASAA, from the coding sequence ATGCAAGCGAGTACAAATGCGAGCGACCTGCCCGCAGCGACCTATATCGGCATCGGCCAGATCAAACCCCTCGGTGTGAAGATCGACGTTCCCTCCGCCGGTGGGGGGTGCGGTACGCAAGGTGGCGAGGGCAAGGCCAGTTGCGGCTCGTCGGGCGGTCCCGACGACATGCCGGCGGAGATCTGGGAGAAGGTCAAGAATCATCCGTGCTACTCGGAAGAAGCCCACCATCACTATGCGCGCATGCATGTGGCGGTGGCGCCTGCCTGCAACATCCAGTGCAACTACTGCAACCGCAAATACGACTGCTCTAACGAGTCGCGCCCCGGCGTGGTCTCGCAGAAGCTCACACCGGAACAGGCGGTCAAGAAAGTCGTTGCGGTCGCAAGCGAAATTCCGCAGATGACCGTGCTCGGCATTGCCGGCCCCGGCGATTCGCTGGCGAGTCCGAAGAAAACCTTCGAGACGTTCCGCATGCTGCAGGAGCAGGCGCCGGACATCAAGCTGTGCCTGTCGACCAACGGCCTCGCGCTGCCCGACCTCGTCGACGAAATCTGCAAGTACAACATCGACCACGTGACGATCACCATCAACATGGTCGACCCGGCGGTGGGCGCGAAAATCTATCCGTGGATTTTCTGGGAGCACAAGCGCGTGACCGGCTACGAGGCGGCCCGCATCCTTCATGAGCGGCAGATGAAGGGGCTCGAGATGCTCACCGCGCGCGGCGTGCTGACCAAGATCAACTCGGTGCTGATTCCCGGCATCAACGACGAGCACCTGTTCGAGGTCAACCGCGAGGTCAAGAAACGCGGCGCGTTCCTGCATAACATCATGCCGCTGATCTCGGAGCCCGAGCACGGCACGCACTTCGGCCTGAGCGGACAGCGCGGACCGACCGCGCAGGAACTCAAGGCCGTGCAGGACGCCTGCATGGGCGGCGCCAATCTGATGCGCCATTGCCGCCAGTGCCGCGCGGACGCGGTCGGCCTGCTCGGCGAAGACCGCAGCGAAGAATTCACGCTCGACAAGATCGATCAGATGGAAGTGGTCTACGACCTCGAACGCCGCCGCGAATATCAGCAGCGCGTGGAAGCCGAGCGCCAGGCGCAGCACGACGCGAAGCAGGAAGCGCTGGCGGTCTCGCGCGAGATCGACGTTGCCGACCACATGAAGGTGCTGGTTGCGGTCGCAACGAAAGGCGGCGGCCGCGTCAACGAACACTTCGGCCACGTCACCGAGTTTCAGATTTTCGAAGTCTCGGCTGCCGAAGCGCTGTTCGTCGGCCATCGCCGGGTGGATCTGTATTGCCAGGGCGGCTACGGCGACGACGAGCAACTGCCGTCGGTGGTGCGCGCGATCAACGACTGCCACGCGGTGCTGGTCGCGAAAATCGGCGCGTGCCCGAAGGACGAACTGGCGCAAGCCGGTATCGAACCGGTGGATCAGTACGTCGGCGAATTCATCGAAAAGGCGGCCCTCGCCTGGTTCAACGATTACCGCAGCCGTATCGAGAGCGGCGCCGTCGTGCATCAGGACCGCGGCGATGCATCGATTCGCCAGGGCGCTTACACGTCGTCAGCCTCGGCGGCATGA